A DNA window from Tachysurus vachellii isolate PV-2020 chromosome 20, HZAU_Pvac_v1, whole genome shotgun sequence contains the following coding sequences:
- the vamp2 gene encoding vesicle-associated membrane protein 2 has translation MSAPAPAGGPAPEGGNQPPPNMTSNRRLQQTQAQVDEVVDIMRVNVDKVLERDQKLSELDDRADALQAGASQFETSAAKLKNKYWWKNAKMMIILGVICVIVLIVIIVYFST, from the exons AT GTCTGCTCCAGCCCCCGCCGGCGGCCCTGCACCTGAGGGAGGGAATCAGCCTCCTCCTAACATGACCAGCAACCGCCGCCTACAGCAGACACAGGCTCAGGTGGacgag GTGGTGGACATCATGCGCGTGAACGTGGACAAAGTTCTGGAGAGGGACCAGAAGCTCTCGGAGCTGGATGACCGAGCCGACGCGCTGCAGGCTGGAGCCTCTCAGTTCGAGACCAGTGCTGCCAAACTGAAGAATAAATACTGGTGGAAGAATGCCAAG ATGATGATAATCCTGGGGGTGATATGTGTGATCGTTCTCATCGTTATCATCG TCTATTTCAGCACCTAA